The Pedobacter mucosus genome window below encodes:
- a CDS encoding glycoside hydrolase family 97 protein, protein MKKISLNVPKLLMLICFCFLALNITAQELKSPDGNLVANFSLADGGVATYSLKYKGKDVIKTSKMGLELREGKSLMNGFSITDTKTSTFNETWKPVWGEVKEIVNHYNELAVTLTQKETNRFIIVRLRLFNDGLGFRYEFPEQKNLDYFVIKEEKTQFALAGDHKAFWLPGDYDTQEYSTTTSNLSEVRGKMKTAVTPNASQTTFSPTGLQTPLMMKSKDGLYINIHEAALINYSLMSLNLDDKNMVLESWLTPDAVGDKGYMQAPCLSPWRTIIVSDKAGDILTSKLTYNLNEPTKFKDVSWIKPTKYVGVWWEMITGKSTWAYNDLTSVQLGITDYSKTKPNGKHAANTAHVKEYIDFAAKNGLDAVLVEGWNEGWEDWFGKTKDYVFDFVTPYPDFDVQELHRYAASKDIKMIMHHETSSSVRNYERHLDTAYKFMKANGYDAVKSGYVGNMIPRGEHHYGQWLNNHYLYAVQKAAEYKIMVNAHEAVRPTGLARTYPNLIGNESARGTEYEAFGGNNADHTTILPFTRLIGGPMDYTPGIFETRVSAYNPENKSFVHSTLARQLALYVTMYSPLQMAADLPETYNKYMDAFQFIKDVAVDWDDTKVLEAEPGDYITFARKAKGKNNWFVGSTCDENERTSKIDFSFLDSGKKYLATIYADAKNANYETNPKAYTIRKMEVTNKTKLTQYCAPGGGYAISVMAK, encoded by the coding sequence TTGAAAAAGATCTCACTAAATGTCCCGAAATTATTAATGCTAATCTGTTTCTGCTTTTTAGCCTTAAATATTACAGCGCAGGAATTGAAATCTCCTGATGGAAATTTGGTAGCAAACTTTTCATTAGCTGATGGCGGTGTAGCAACTTACAGTTTAAAGTACAAAGGCAAAGACGTAATTAAAACCAGTAAAATGGGTTTAGAGCTCAGAGAAGGTAAATCTTTAATGAATGGTTTCTCAATTACAGATACGAAAACTAGCACTTTTAACGAAACTTGGAAACCAGTTTGGGGTGAGGTTAAGGAAATCGTAAATCATTATAACGAGCTAGCGGTAACTTTAACGCAAAAAGAAACCAACCGATTTATCATTGTCCGTTTGCGTTTATTTAACGATGGATTGGGATTTAGGTATGAATTTCCAGAGCAGAAAAACCTTGATTACTTTGTAATTAAAGAAGAGAAAACCCAGTTTGCCTTAGCCGGAGATCATAAAGCTTTTTGGTTGCCGGGCGATTACGATACGCAGGAATATAGTACCACAACTTCAAACTTATCGGAAGTTCGTGGTAAAATGAAAACAGCGGTAACACCAAATGCATCGCAAACCACATTTTCGCCAACAGGCTTACAAACGCCTTTAATGATGAAAAGTAAAGATGGCTTGTACATTAATATTCATGAGGCAGCTTTGATTAATTACTCTTTAATGTCGTTAAATCTTGATGATAAAAACATGGTTCTAGAATCTTGGTTAACACCAGATGCGGTTGGCGATAAAGGTTATATGCAAGCGCCATGTTTATCTCCATGGAGAACCATTATTGTAAGTGATAAGGCGGGCGATATTTTAACTTCGAAATTAACTTATAACTTAAACGAGCCTACAAAATTTAAAGATGTGTCGTGGATTAAACCAACTAAATATGTTGGCGTTTGGTGGGAAATGATTACTGGAAAAAGCACTTGGGCTTATAATGATTTAACCAGTGTGCAACTGGGCATAACCGATTATTCGAAAACAAAGCCTAACGGAAAGCATGCAGCAAATACCGCTCACGTTAAAGAATACATAGATTTCGCTGCTAAAAATGGCCTAGATGCTGTTTTAGTTGAAGGTTGGAACGAAGGTTGGGAAGACTGGTTTGGCAAAACAAAAGATTATGTTTTCGATTTTGTAACGCCTTATCCAGATTTTGATGTGCAGGAATTACATCGTTATGCGGCAAGTAAAGATATTAAAATGATTATGCACCATGAAACTTCTTCATCAGTTCGTAATTATGAAAGACATTTAGATACGGCCTATAAATTTATGAAGGCCAATGGTTACGATGCTGTAAAAAGCGGTTACGTAGGCAATATGATTCCTCGTGGTGAACATCATTACGGTCAGTGGTTAAATAATCATTATTTATATGCTGTTCAAAAAGCTGCCGAATATAAAATTATGGTTAATGCACATGAAGCTGTTCGGCCGACAGGTTTGGCTCGTACTTATCCTAACTTAATCGGAAATGAATCTGCTAGAGGAACTGAATATGAAGCTTTTGGAGGTAATAACGCTGATCATACTACCATTTTACCTTTTACCAGATTAATTGGCGGACCAATGGATTATACTCCTGGCATTTTCGAAACTCGTGTAAGCGCTTATAATCCTGAGAATAAATCTTTTGTTCATAGCACATTGGCTCGCCAGTTGGCGCTATATGTTACCATGTATAGTCCGCTGCAAATGGCTGCAGATTTACCCGAAACTTATAATAAATATATGGATGCTTTCCAGTTTATTAAAGATGTGGCCGTTGATTGGGATGATACGAAGGTTTTGGAAGCAGAACCTGGAGATTATATCACTTTTGCCCGTAAAGCTAAAGGCAAAAATAATTGGTTTGTGGGCAGCACTTGCGATGAAAACGAAAGGACTTCTAAAATCGATTTCAGCTTTTTAGATTCTGGTAAAAAATATTTGGCAACCATTTATGCTGATGCTAAAAATGCTAATTATGAAACGAATCCGAAGGCATATACGATTCGCAAAATGGAGGTAACTAATAAAACTAAATTGACTCAGTACTGTGCGCCAGGAGGCGGATATGCAATAAGTGTGATGGCGAAATAA
- a CDS encoding DUF2130 domain-containing protein: MPTEIKCPSCAHVFPMEEAMAEDYKKELREKMVFFTKQKDEEYQRKLVAFDAEKIQQQKAFELKLADEKAKIKGSIEENLRKSIAADFETKLQMLEGNAKDNAEKLRLAREKELQFLRREEGLLLKEQEMELSMQRKMQEQRNELVEQIRKQETEKNSIKDTEHQLRLKELEKQLDDQKKLAEEMRRKAEQGSMQLQGEVQELILEELLRSNYPFDLIEEVGKGVRGADCVQVVRNQFGQECGKIIYESKRTKDFGGDWIEKLKKDMRSMGIDVAVIVSQCYPKGMDCFGQKDGIWICSFEEVNAVAYVLREGILKLSGAVKSQENRGEKMHMLYDYLMGVEFSEQWKAIREGFMSMKLSIQRERDAMERLWKAREKQLEKVLLNATHIRGSIEGIAGTDSVQLSLTDEDDTLFLE; encoded by the coding sequence ATGCCAACCGAAATAAAATGTCCGAGCTGTGCCCATGTTTTTCCTATGGAAGAAGCAATGGCTGAAGATTATAAAAAAGAATTAAGAGAAAAAATGGTATTCTTTACCAAACAAAAGGATGAGGAATATCAACGAAAATTAGTTGCATTTGATGCAGAAAAAATACAGCAGCAGAAAGCATTTGAGTTGAAACTCGCTGATGAAAAAGCTAAAATTAAAGGTTCAATTGAGGAAAATTTACGTAAAAGTATTGCTGCTGATTTTGAAACAAAACTGCAAATGCTTGAAGGAAACGCAAAAGATAATGCAGAAAAACTAAGACTTGCCCGCGAAAAAGAACTGCAGTTTCTCCGCAGAGAAGAAGGACTTTTGTTAAAAGAGCAAGAAATGGAGCTTTCTATGCAGCGTAAAATGCAGGAGCAACGTAATGAGTTGGTGGAGCAAATTCGCAAGCAGGAAACGGAAAAAAATAGTATAAAAGATACAGAGCATCAGCTTCGTTTAAAGGAACTGGAAAAGCAGCTGGATGATCAGAAAAAGCTTGCCGAAGAAATGCGACGAAAAGCCGAGCAAGGTAGTATGCAGTTGCAGGGAGAGGTGCAAGAACTAATTTTGGAAGAATTACTTAGAAGTAATTATCCTTTCGATTTAATTGAAGAAGTTGGAAAAGGCGTTCGTGGAGCCGATTGTGTTCAAGTGGTGAGAAATCAATTTGGGCAGGAATGTGGTAAAATAATTTACGAAAGCAAACGAACCAAAGATTTTGGGGGCGATTGGATCGAAAAATTAAAGAAAGACATGCGCAGCATGGGCATTGATGTGGCCGTTATTGTAAGTCAGTGTTATCCAAAAGGTATGGATTGTTTCGGACAAAAGGATGGGATTTGGATTTGCTCATTTGAAGAAGTAAATGCGGTTGCTTACGTTTTGCGTGAGGGAATTTTGAAATTGTCGGGTGCTGTCAAATCTCAGGAAAATCGTGGCGAAAAAATGCACATGCTTTACGATTATTTAATGGGCGTAGAGTTTTCAGAACAATGGAAAGCCATCAGAGAAGGTTTTATGAGTATGAAACTTTCTATTCAACGCGAACGAGATGCCATGGAACGTTTATGGAAAGCCCGTGAAAAGCAGCTAGAAAAAGTGTTGTTGAATGCCACACACATCCGCGGATCTATTGAAGGTATAGCAGGTACGGATAGTGTACAATTGAGTTTGACAGATGAAGATGATACACTTTTTTTGGAATAG
- a CDS encoding OsmC family protein codes for MVKATINKAHYACSVSNGSHEIIVDEPLELGGTHQGFAPKGLLMASLASCVAITLRMYIDRKAWDVEKIEVDINIDTENGETVFLEEIICTGSLTEEQKVRLEQIASKCPVSKILSAGSEIRSKVL; via the coding sequence ATGGTAAAAGCAACAATAAATAAAGCGCATTATGCTTGTTCAGTTTCAAATGGATCGCATGAAATAATTGTTGATGAACCTTTAGAATTAGGAGGAACACATCAGGGATTTGCTCCAAAAGGGCTTTTAATGGCCTCATTAGCATCATGTGTGGCTATTACCTTAAGAATGTACATTGATAGAAAAGCTTGGGATGTTGAAAAAATTGAAGTCGATATAAACATTGATACGGAAAATGGCGAAACAGTTTTTCTTGAAGAGATTATTTGCACTGGCAGCTTAACGGAAGAACAAAAAGTAAGATTGGAGCAAATTGCATCGAAATGCCCGGTTAGCAAGATTCTCTCTGCCGGGAGTGAAATTAGATCAAAAGTTTTATAA
- a CDS encoding YtxH domain-containing protein, translating into MKYRKLIGKYLTKKSDKNAKIAIALVAGLAAGAVISILFAPDSGEGTRGKIADGAKNLRYGFQDKYNLLKEKVFGVEAIEEDIVEQEVPHFKHKVQKKAKSDIKEILDDAHQQTRQEEEGQG; encoded by the coding sequence ATGAAATACAGAAAATTAATAGGAAAATATCTAACGAAAAAATCTGATAAGAATGCTAAGATCGCGATTGCATTAGTAGCTGGTTTAGCGGCTGGAGCAGTTATTAGTATTTTATTTGCGCCAGATAGCGGCGAGGGTACACGCGGAAAAATTGCAGATGGAGCAAAAAATCTTCGTTATGGTTTTCAGGATAAGTACAACTTATTGAAAGAAAAAGTTTTTGGTGTTGAAGCAATTGAGGAAGATATTGTTGAACAGGAAGTTCCTCATTTTAAACATAAAGTGCAGAAAAAAGCGAAGTCTGATATTAAAGAGATCTTAGATGATGCACACCAACAAACCAGACAAGAAGAAGAAGGACAAGGATAG
- a CDS encoding YdcF family protein, translated as MAILLYAALSKNPKGKRKIIWAAVIIFFFFSNGFLVGKVFNYYESGYPKSQKYDVGIVLGGFSEFNKRNQSISFGFAGDRLFQAIKLYEKGEIKKILITSGSASLLDTAAKEADYTLAFLKQLGIPDSSILIENRSRNTVENAKYSLAIIDKYNPKAKILVITSAWHIPRSKLIFDKQTQSKLTYYPTNFIGKTEYDFGDYILPSALALNSWELILKEWIGLIVDRVRS; from the coding sequence TTGGCTATTTTATTATATGCTGCACTTTCTAAAAATCCAAAAGGAAAAAGAAAAATAATCTGGGCAGCAGTTATTATTTTCTTTTTCTTTTCAAATGGGTTTTTAGTTGGCAAAGTATTCAATTATTATGAGTCTGGATATCCTAAAAGTCAAAAATATGATGTAGGTATTGTTTTGGGTGGCTTCTCAGAATTTAATAAGCGCAATCAGTCAATTTCGTTTGGATTTGCAGGTGATAGGTTATTTCAGGCTATAAAACTTTATGAAAAAGGTGAAATTAAAAAGATACTAATCACCAGCGGAAGCGCAAGTTTATTGGATACAGCGGCAAAAGAAGCAGATTACACATTGGCGTTTTTGAAACAATTGGGCATTCCAGATTCATCTATACTAATCGAAAATAGGAGCAGAAATACTGTAGAAAATGCTAAATATAGTTTAGCAATAATTGACAAATACAATCCAAAGGCTAAAATATTGGTAATTACCAGTGCTTGGCATATCCCTCGTTCCAAGTTAATTTTTGATAAACAGACTCAAAGCAAGCTTACCTATTATCCAACAAATTTTATAGGAAAAACAGAATATGATTTTGGAGATTATATATTACCAAGCGCTTTGGCATTAAATAGCTGGGAATTAATTTTAAAAGAATGGATAGGTTTAATTGTAGATCGCGTAAGGAGCTAA
- the obgE gene encoding GTPase ObgE: protein MSQGSNFVDYVKICCRSGKGGAGSAHLHRDILTSMGGPDGGDGGRGGHIILKGSTQIWTLLHLKYRKHIIAEDGLAGGSSHKFGKQGKDEILEVPLGTIAKDAETGEVLFEITKDGETQILTAAGRGGLGNAHFKNSVQQTPRFAQPGEPGQEVWNILELKVLADVGLVGFPNAGKSTLLSVVSAAKPEIADYPFTTIVPNLGIVSYRNNKSFVMADIPGIIEGASKGKGLGYRFLRHIERNSVLLFMVPADTNRSIKEEYQILKQELETYNPELMQKPHVLAITKSDMLDEELTAEMKLDLPNIPSIFISSVAEKNLLELKDMLWKAIEG from the coding sequence ATGTCACAAGGTTCAAATTTCGTAGATTATGTTAAAATTTGTTGTCGTTCTGGTAAGGGTGGAGCAGGTTCAGCACACTTACACCGCGATATTTTAACATCAATGGGTGGCCCTGATGGAGGTGATGGCGGTCGAGGTGGCCACATTATCCTTAAAGGCAGTACTCAAATTTGGACATTATTACACCTTAAGTATCGTAAGCATATTATTGCAGAAGATGGCTTAGCTGGCGGTAGTTCGCATAAATTTGGTAAGCAAGGTAAGGATGAAATTTTGGAAGTTCCACTAGGAACTATTGCCAAAGATGCCGAAACTGGCGAAGTGCTTTTCGAAATTACCAAAGATGGCGAAACACAAATATTAACTGCTGCTGGTCGCGGTGGTTTAGGTAATGCACATTTTAAAAATTCTGTACAACAAACTCCGCGTTTTGCGCAACCTGGAGAACCAGGACAAGAAGTCTGGAATATATTAGAGTTAAAAGTTTTAGCTGATGTTGGCCTAGTTGGTTTTCCAAATGCAGGCAAATCTACTTTGCTTTCTGTAGTTTCTGCAGCAAAACCAGAAATTGCTGATTATCCTTTTACAACCATTGTTCCTAATTTAGGTATAGTAAGTTATCGCAATAACAAATCTTTTGTAATGGCCGATATTCCTGGAATTATTGAAGGTGCATCAAAAGGAAAAGGTTTGGGCTACAGATTTTTGAGGCATATTGAGCGTAATTCTGTTTTGTTATTTATGGTTCCTGCAGATACGAATCGCAGTATTAAGGAAGAATATCAAATTTTGAAGCAAGAATTAGAAACCTACAATCCGGAGTTAATGCAAAAACCGCATGTTTTAGCCATTACAAAATCTGATATGCTGGATGAAGAATTAACTGCTGAGATGAAACTAGATTTACCAAATATTCCTTCCATATTTATTTCATCTGTAGCCGAGAAAAATTTATTAGAGCTAAAAGATATGCTTTGGAAAGCAATAGAAGGATAA
- a CDS encoding adenylate kinase, whose product MLNLVLFGPPGAGKGTQSEKLIEKYQLVHVSTGDLFRAHVKHQTELGKKVSQLLAEGELVPDAITIAMLEEEVDKNPEAKGFVFDGFPRTVPQAEELDLFLERKNSKIAGVIALDVDQVELTKRIAERHKISGRPDDDAEKLKKRISEYFEKTIHVLPYYEGQGKLNKVNGIGEIDTIYNDLCTVIDQY is encoded by the coding sequence ATGCTAAATTTAGTTCTCTTTGGCCCCCCAGGGGCGGGTAAAGGCACCCAATCTGAAAAATTGATTGAAAAATATCAGTTGGTACACGTTTCAACAGGTGATCTTTTTAGAGCTCATGTTAAGCATCAAACCGAATTAGGGAAAAAAGTAAGTCAATTGTTAGCAGAAGGCGAATTAGTGCCAGATGCAATTACAATTGCAATGCTTGAAGAAGAAGTAGATAAAAACCCTGAAGCTAAAGGTTTTGTATTCGATGGTTTTCCTCGTACAGTTCCACAAGCTGAAGAATTGGATTTATTTTTAGAGCGTAAAAACAGCAAAATTGCAGGCGTTATTGCTTTAGATGTTGATCAGGTTGAATTAACAAAACGCATTGCGGAGCGCCACAAAATCAGTGGTCGACCAGATGACGACGCTGAAAAATTGAAGAAACGCATTTCTGAGTACTTTGAAAAAACGATTCATGTTTTACCTTATTATGAAGGACAAGGAAAGTTAAATAAAGTAAACGGAATAGGCGAAATAGATACTATATATAATGATCTCTGCACTGTTATTGATCAATACTAA
- a CDS encoding redoxin domain-containing protein translates to MALQVGELAPDFKLFSSDLTEVSLAAFKGKKVIIHFFPMAFTGTCTEQLCSMRDNFSFYEGIDAQVIGISVDSPFSLAKFKEVQNYQFPLLSDFNKEVSKSFGAYYDEFLLGLKGVSKRAAFVIDEEGKIIFAQVLEDARELPDFKAINDVLSA, encoded by the coding sequence ATGGCATTACAAGTTGGCGAATTAGCGCCTGATTTTAAATTATTTAGTTCTGATTTAACGGAAGTTTCATTAGCAGCTTTTAAAGGTAAAAAGGTTATTATCCACTTCTTCCCGATGGCTTTTACCGGAACATGTACAGAGCAATTGTGTTCGATGCGGGATAATTTTAGTTTTTACGAAGGCATTGATGCACAAGTAATCGGAATTTCTGTTGATTCGCCATTTTCGTTAGCTAAATTTAAAGAAGTACAAAATTATCAGTTTCCTTTATTATCAGATTTTAATAAAGAAGTATCAAAATCTTTTGGTGCATATTATGATGAATTTCTGTTAGGATTGAAAGGTGTTTCTAAAAGAGCAGCGTTTGTTATTGATGAAGAAGGTAAAATTATTTTTGCACAGGTTTTGGAAGATGCTCGTGAGCTGCCTGATTTTAAAGCAATTAACGATGTGTTATCAGCATAA
- a CDS encoding SDR family oxidoreductase, whose product MKTILVTGSNGLLGQKITEKVLAEGRVNLIATSRGGNRYPSKTGYQYAEMDILDPLQVKSIIKQYKPDAIIHTAAMTNVDTAQANKDLCKQLNVDAVQTLISLCEEKNIQLVHLSTDFVFDGENGPYAEDAATNPLSYYGESKVLAENLLKSSRADWVIIRTILVYGITNDMSRSNIVLWAKGALEKGVSINVVNDQWRMPTLAEDLAEACLLAVEKNAKGIYHVSGKDYMSIAELVQKVADYWGFNKSIIKEVSSVNLNQTAKRPMKTGFILDKVVSDLGYNPHSFEEGLAIVSEQITIRNK is encoded by the coding sequence ATGAAAACAATTTTAGTAACGGGTAGCAATGGTCTTTTAGGACAAAAAATTACTGAAAAAGTATTAGCCGAAGGTAGAGTAAATCTGATTGCCACCTCTAGAGGTGGAAACCGTTATCCTTCAAAAACAGGTTATCAATATGCTGAAATGGATATTCTGGATCCGCTACAAGTAAAATCCATAATAAAACAATATAAGCCAGATGCGATTATACACACCGCTGCTATGACAAATGTTGATACTGCCCAGGCCAATAAAGATCTCTGTAAGCAGCTTAATGTAGATGCCGTTCAAACCTTAATATCGCTTTGCGAAGAAAAAAATATTCAGCTCGTTCATTTAAGTACTGATTTTGTTTTTGATGGTGAAAACGGACCTTACGCCGAAGATGCAGCAACTAATCCGCTGAGTTATTATGGCGAATCAAAAGTATTAGCCGAAAATTTATTAAAAAGCTCAAGAGCAGATTGGGTAATTATTAGAACCATTTTGGTTTATGGAATTACCAATGACATGAGCAGGAGCAATATTGTGCTTTGGGCAAAAGGAGCATTGGAAAAAGGCGTATCTATTAATGTGGTTAATGATCAATGGCGAATGCCAACGCTGGCTGAAGATTTAGCAGAAGCTTGCTTATTAGCTGTAGAAAAAAATGCAAAAGGAATTTATCATGTATCAGGTAAAGATTACATGAGCATTGCAGAATTAGTGCAAAAAGTTGCCGATTATTGGGGCTTTAATAAATCAATTATAAAAGAAGTAAGTTCGGTAAACTTGAACCAAACGGCAAAGCGACCCATGAAAACAGGATTTATACTAGATAAAGTCGTTAGTGATCTGGGCTATAACCCGCATAGTTTTGAAGAAGGTTTGGCGATAGTGAGCGAGCAAATAACAATTAGAAATAAGTAA
- the atpD gene encoding F0F1 ATP synthase subunit beta, translating into MPNLGKIAQIIGPVVDVSFADDAHLPKIFDALEITKENGQKIVLEVQQHLGEDRVRAISMDSTDGLVRGMKVFDTGSAIKMPVGDQIKGRLFNVVGEAIDGITPVDKTDGRPIHATPPRFEDLSTEIEVLFTGIKVIDLLEPYAKGGKIGLFGGAGVGKTVLIMELVNNIAKAYAGLSVFAGVGERTREGNDLLREFIESGVINYGDEFLHSMEKGGWDLKSVDTEKLKESKATLVFGQMNEPPGARARVALSGLTVAEYFRDGDGEGAGKDILFFVDNIFRFTQAGSEVSALLGRMPSAVGYQPTLATEMGLMQERITSTKRGSITSVQAVYVPADDLTDPAPATTFAHLDATTVLSRKIAELGIYPAVDPLDSTSRILSPAVLGDEHYNTAQRVKETLQRYKELQDIIAILGMDELSEEDKLVVSRARRVQRFLSQPFHVAEQFTGLKGVLVDIKDTIKGFNMIMDGEVDEYPEAAFNLVGNIDDAIEKGKKLLAEAN; encoded by the coding sequence ATGCCTAACTTAGGAAAAATAGCACAAATTATTGGCCCAGTGGTTGACGTTAGCTTTGCTGATGATGCCCATCTACCTAAAATTTTTGATGCGTTAGAAATAACGAAAGAAAATGGACAAAAAATTGTTTTAGAAGTTCAACAACACTTAGGTGAAGATCGCGTTCGTGCAATCTCGATGGACTCAACTGATGGTTTAGTTCGCGGAATGAAGGTATTTGATACTGGTTCAGCAATTAAAATGCCAGTAGGCGATCAAATTAAAGGTCGTTTATTTAATGTAGTTGGCGAAGCAATTGATGGTATTACACCTGTTGATAAAACAGATGGTCGCCCAATTCATGCTACTCCTCCTAGGTTTGAAGATTTATCAACCGAAATTGAAGTACTTTTTACAGGTATTAAAGTAATCGATTTATTAGAACCATATGCAAAAGGTGGTAAAATTGGTTTATTTGGCGGTGCTGGTGTTGGTAAAACTGTATTAATTATGGAGTTGGTTAACAACATCGCTAAAGCTTATGCTGGTTTATCAGTATTTGCAGGTGTTGGTGAGCGTACTCGTGAGGGTAACGATTTACTTCGTGAGTTTATCGAATCAGGTGTAATTAACTATGGTGATGAATTCTTACACTCAATGGAAAAAGGTGGTTGGGATTTAAAATCAGTTGATACTGAAAAATTAAAAGAATCTAAAGCAACCTTGGTTTTCGGACAAATGAACGAACCTCCAGGTGCTCGTGCTCGTGTTGCCTTATCAGGTTTAACAGTAGCAGAATATTTCCGTGATGGTGATGGTGAAGGCGCTGGAAAAGACATTCTTTTCTTCGTTGATAACATCTTCCGTTTCACTCAGGCAGGTTCTGAGGTATCGGCTTTATTAGGTCGTATGCCATCTGCGGTAGGTTACCAACCAACATTGGCTACTGAAATGGGTTTAATGCAGGAGCGTATTACATCAACAAAACGCGGTTCAATTACATCAGTACAAGCGGTTTATGTACCTGCGGATGATTTAACTGACCCTGCACCGGCAACAACATTTGCCCACTTAGATGCAACTACTGTACTTTCTCGTAAAATTGCAGAATTAGGTATTTATCCAGCGGTAGATCCATTGGATTCAACTTCTCGTATTCTTTCTCCAGCTGTTTTAGGTGATGAGCATTATAATACGGCACAACGCGTTAAAGAAACTTTACAACGTTATAAAGAATTACAAGATATTATTGCGATTTTAGGTATGGACGAATTATCTGAAGAAGATAAATTGGTTGTATCAAGAGCTCGTCGTGTTCAACGTTTCTTATCACAACCTTTCCACGTAGCTGAGCAGTTTACAGGCTTAAAAGGAGTTTTGGTTGATATTAAAGATACCATCAAAGGATTTAACATGATCATGGATGGCGAAGTTGACGAATATCCAGAAGCGGCGTTTAACTTAGTTGGTAACATCGA